One window of the Pedobacter ginsengisoli genome contains the following:
- a CDS encoding HlyD family secretion protein, which translates to MVTLISNPMPLSTYSAETISSTSLVYRSQISKSTRLIYLIAVFAILGTFMALPFIKTPISVKSSGLLQSSIEKTELTIPVNGRLTLLKLTDNKKLKQGDTLLIIDGALPKQQGALVQNRQGQIGQFLQDIQMLLIYINRNGYSYPSLQTGQYNASWQQFAQELENARITKKQAESTFNRYNKLYQNKVLTESEYDKYKFELEQAESAFLMVSTKYKTQWQTEANQLRNELRELSGQQVEINEQKKQYILRAPIAGSVQNLVGLQKGAYVFANQKIGEISPDTNLTAFCYIKPADIGLIKKGQQVRFQIDAFNYNQWGLAEGKVLDISDDIIIINNNQPVFKVKCSLDQNYLILKNGYKGYLKKGMNFTARFTVTERSLYQLLYDKVDDWVNPNVGGTI; encoded by the coding sequence GTGGTTACTTTAATATCCAATCCTATGCCCCTGTCCACCTATTCAGCCGAAACTATTTCAAGCACCTCTCTTGTTTATCGATCACAAATCAGTAAGTCAACCAGGCTAATATACCTAATTGCAGTATTTGCAATCCTTGGAACCTTTATGGCCTTACCTTTTATAAAAACCCCAATTAGTGTAAAAAGCTCTGGGCTATTACAATCTTCAATAGAAAAAACTGAATTAACTATACCTGTAAATGGCAGACTCACCCTGTTAAAGCTTACAGACAACAAGAAACTTAAACAAGGCGATACACTCTTAATTATTGATGGAGCGCTACCCAAACAGCAGGGTGCCTTGGTACAAAACCGTCAGGGACAAATTGGACAGTTCCTACAGGATATACAGATGCTATTAATTTACATTAACCGTAACGGATATAGTTATCCGAGCCTGCAAACAGGGCAGTACAATGCATCTTGGCAGCAATTTGCCCAGGAACTTGAAAATGCCAGAATAACAAAAAAACAAGCAGAGAGCACTTTTAACAGATACAACAAATTGTACCAGAATAAAGTACTTACAGAATCTGAATATGATAAGTATAAATTTGAGCTTGAACAGGCAGAATCAGCCTTTTTAATGGTAAGCACAAAATACAAGACCCAATGGCAAACAGAAGCAAATCAATTACGAAATGAATTGCGCGAACTTTCAGGCCAGCAGGTAGAGATCAACGAACAAAAAAAACAATATATATTAAGAGCCCCAATTGCAGGTTCTGTACAGAATTTAGTTGGCCTTCAAAAGGGTGCTTACGTTTTTGCGAATCAAAAAATAGGAGAAATATCTCCTGACACCAACCTAACAGCATTTTGCTATATTAAGCCTGCTGATATAGGCCTAATAAAAAAAGGGCAGCAAGTGCGTTTCCAGATAGATGCCTTTAACTACAACCAATGGGGTTTAGCAGAGGGAAAAGTACTGGATATTTCTGATGACATTATTATCATTAATAATAACCAACCTGTATTTAAAGTAAAATGCAGTCTCGATCAGAATTATTTGATTCTAAAAAATGGTTATAAAGGATATTTAAAAAAAGGGATGAATTTTACCGCCCGCTTTACGGTAACCGAAAGAAGTTTATACCAATTACTGTACGACAAGGTAGATGATTGGGTAAATCCAAATGTTGGCGGAACGATATGA
- a CDS encoding AraC family transcriptional regulator produces the protein MKSVVQKSAIPNSKLLVIKRLEELNFDPSLHLHPEYQLFLVLKGWGTRFIGDNIKQFNPGDLVFTGPNLPHLWRNDPDTKKSSKTLGIVIYFPQNFLSEIINSKEEMENIRLLFEKAGRGLEIYGKTNKKVSRMMQELLNATGVSRLIILLQILDEIADSTDCHPITHVNYIPINNKTESDRMNKIYRYIMKNFRDKISLEVIADLINMTPSSFSRYFKSRVNKSFSDFLKELRIDYARKLLNENKMSINSVSYDSGYTTLSNFNKQFKEVTGKTPLQYRNEYLKIRIESI, from the coding sequence ATGAAAAGTGTTGTTCAAAAATCAGCCATACCAAATTCTAAACTACTGGTAATTAAGAGACTGGAAGAATTAAACTTCGACCCAAGCCTTCACCTACATCCTGAATATCAATTATTTCTGGTTCTGAAAGGATGGGGAACGCGTTTTATTGGTGACAACATAAAGCAATTTAATCCTGGAGATCTTGTATTCACGGGACCTAACCTACCTCATTTATGGAGGAATGACCCAGACACCAAAAAATCGTCAAAAACTCTGGGTATAGTTATTTATTTCCCTCAGAATTTTCTTAGTGAAATTATAAATTCAAAAGAAGAAATGGAGAACATCCGTTTACTATTTGAAAAAGCAGGAAGGGGTCTGGAAATTTATGGTAAAACGAATAAGAAGGTAAGCAGAATGATGCAGGAGCTCCTGAATGCAACAGGTGTATCGCGATTAATTATATTGCTCCAGATTCTAGATGAAATTGCAGACTCTACTGATTGTCATCCGATTACCCACGTAAATTATATTCCAATAAATAACAAGACTGAGTCTGACAGGATGAATAAGATTTACAGGTACATTATGAAAAACTTTAGGGATAAAATAAGCCTTGAAGTTATAGCGGACCTGATAAACATGACCCCTAGCTCATTTAGCAGATACTTTAAGTCGAGAGTAAACAAATCTTTTTCTGATTTTTTAAAAGAACTTAGGATTGATTATGCACGAAAACTTCTTAATGAGAACAAAATGAGCATCAATAGTGTCAGTTACGATTCAGGCTATACTACGCTTTCTAATTTTAACAAGCAGTTTAAAGAGGTAACAGGAAAAACTCCACTTCAATATAGGAATGAATACCTTAAAATACGGATTGAGAGTATATAG
- a CDS encoding c-type cytochrome produces the protein MKKSFVFLICSVFALGTSGYAQTKKTGKGAKPASSVLSPADVAKGKALITKSDCFACHKPTEKLVGPAYSDVAKKYPATQANVTMLAKKVIKGGSGVWGEIPMAPHPSVTQADAEKIVKYILSTK, from the coding sequence ATGAAAAAGAGCTTTGTCTTTTTAATTTGTTCTGTTTTTGCATTAGGCACAAGCGGATACGCACAAACTAAGAAAACCGGTAAGGGGGCTAAACCGGCATCTAGTGTTTTATCACCTGCAGATGTAGCGAAAGGTAAAGCATTGATTACAAAATCAGACTGTTTTGCATGTCACAAACCAACTGAAAAATTGGTTGGACCTGCATATTCAGATGTTGCAAAAAAATATCCTGCAACACAGGCAAATGTTACCATGCTTGCCAAAAAAGTAATTAAAGGTGGAAGTGGAGTATGGGGCGAAATTCCTATGGCACCTCACCCATCTGTTACTCAGGCTGATGCCGAGAAAATTGTAAAGTATATACTTTCTACAAAGTAA
- a CDS encoding PVC-type heme-binding CxxCH protein, with amino-acid sequence MKKIIFLIVLSSVLFQYCSNKTRVVGGNVEKQHPRRAEVLFLGNESTHHNSSKLAPMLISPLFGLGVNITYTTDTSLLNSETLNKYDGIIIYANYDTITPDKEQALKDFVEGGKALIPIHCASFCFQNSDWYIKAVGGQFSTHKTGVFSAVTVNKNHPVMKGVNPFSSWDETYVHTKLNPDMTVLQERVEGDLHEPYTWVRKQGKGRVFYTASGHNDSTWKQPEFIKLISNGVLWALGDKVQKQIADYKIPVGVYSDANIPNYENRNPAPRFQHAFTAEESQKRMQVPVDFDIQLFASEPDIINPISMAWDEKGRLWVIETIDYPNTIRNKNGKGDDRIKICEDTDGDGKADKFTIFADGLNIPTSIMFSNGGVIVAQAPDFIFLKDTDGDDKADIRETIITGWGKSDTHAGPSNLKYGFDNRIWGVVGYSGFDGKIGDQNFKFGQGVYSFSPDGKNFDFKGRTSNNTWGLAFTEDNDVFISTANNTHTAFFSMPDKYMHKVLPGSNVQSVQKIDGHYEMHVVFPNLRQVDVHGGFTAAAGHNFYTARNFPKSYWNRTAFVCEPTGRVIHSAILEQDGAGFKEKDGWNFLASSDEWVGPVHAEVGPDGAVWVADWYDFIIQHNPTPRGFENGEGNAYINPLRDRVRGRIYRIKYKNAKPYTPIKLSKDNPDGLLSALENDNLFWRMTAQRLIVESKNQSVIPGLYKIIGNQKVDEIGLDGPGVNAIWTLQGLGALDGSNAEALKVVEGALNHPAAGVRKAAIQALPKDNAMIGSIQKAGLLKDKDLRVRLAAILAIADIPASVHLGHLLYEAATDSVNAKDKYIAQALYTAALLHHEGFLAMFKTASNPSAYIQTIVKDIVPNVKNKDAAGSEKEHHAANPANEVIINIKVVEHVMKFNKTSFTVKAGQTVIINLENPDFMQHNMVIAKPGTLKKVGAAADEMAKDPNGAEKNYVPAIPEILFATKLLNPEEKVTLQFTAPDKPGDYPFLCTFPGHWSIMNGMMKVTK; translated from the coding sequence ATGAAAAAGATTATTTTTCTAATCGTATTAAGCAGTGTCTTGTTTCAATACTGTTCAAATAAAACAAGAGTAGTTGGCGGAAATGTCGAGAAACAGCATCCCCGCAGAGCTGAGGTTCTATTTCTGGGGAACGAAAGTACCCATCACAATTCATCAAAACTTGCACCGATGTTGATTAGTCCTCTTTTCGGACTGGGTGTTAATATTACTTATACAACAGATACCAGCTTGTTAAATTCAGAAACACTTAATAAATACGATGGTATAATTATCTACGCTAACTATGATACAATTACACCTGATAAGGAACAAGCCTTAAAGGATTTTGTTGAAGGAGGAAAGGCCTTGATCCCAATTCACTGTGCTTCTTTCTGCTTTCAAAATTCTGATTGGTATATAAAAGCCGTTGGCGGACAATTTAGTACCCATAAAACAGGTGTATTTTCCGCAGTAACAGTGAATAAAAATCACCCTGTTATGAAGGGTGTCAATCCTTTCTCATCATGGGATGAAACGTACGTTCACACCAAGCTTAATCCTGACATGACGGTATTGCAGGAACGAGTAGAGGGTGATTTGCATGAACCTTATACCTGGGTTAGAAAGCAAGGTAAAGGAAGAGTTTTTTATACCGCAAGTGGGCATAACGACAGCACCTGGAAACAGCCAGAGTTTATAAAATTGATAAGCAATGGTGTACTTTGGGCTTTGGGTGATAAGGTGCAAAAACAAATAGCCGACTATAAAATTCCTGTTGGCGTATATTCAGATGCAAACATTCCGAATTATGAAAATCGAAATCCGGCACCTAGGTTTCAGCATGCTTTTACTGCCGAAGAATCTCAAAAAAGGATGCAGGTGCCTGTAGATTTTGATATACAGCTTTTTGCCTCAGAACCAGATATTATTAATCCGATCTCGATGGCATGGGATGAAAAAGGAAGATTATGGGTAATAGAAACTATAGACTATCCAAATACAATAAGAAATAAAAATGGCAAGGGCGATGACAGAATAAAAATTTGTGAGGATACTGATGGAGATGGTAAGGCAGATAAGTTTACAATTTTTGCAGATGGTTTGAATATTCCTACAAGCATCATGTTCTCAAATGGAGGAGTAATAGTAGCTCAGGCTCCAGATTTTATTTTTCTGAAAGATACTGATGGCGATGATAAAGCCGATATCCGTGAAACCATCATTACAGGGTGGGGTAAAAGTGATACGCACGCCGGCCCTTCAAATTTAAAATACGGATTTGATAATAGGATATGGGGAGTTGTTGGGTATTCCGGGTTTGATGGCAAAATAGGCGATCAGAATTTCAAGTTCGGTCAGGGTGTTTATAGCTTTAGTCCAGATGGAAAGAACTTTGATTTTAAAGGAAGAACAAGTAATAACACCTGGGGATTAGCCTTCACTGAGGATAACGATGTATTTATTTCTACGGCAAACAATACGCATACTGCATTTTTCTCGATGCCAGATAAATACATGCATAAGGTTTTACCTGGTTCTAATGTTCAGTCTGTTCAAAAGATTGATGGTCATTATGAAATGCACGTCGTTTTCCCGAACTTAAGACAAGTAGATGTACATGGTGGTTTCACCGCTGCTGCAGGCCATAATTTTTATACAGCCAGAAACTTCCCTAAAAGCTATTGGAATAGAACGGCTTTCGTTTGCGAGCCTACGGGAAGGGTTATTCACAGTGCTATACTTGAACAAGATGGGGCTGGGTTTAAAGAAAAAGATGGCTGGAATTTTTTAGCAAGTTCCGACGAATGGGTAGGGCCAGTTCATGCAGAAGTTGGTCCGGATGGTGCAGTTTGGGTAGCAGATTGGTACGACTTCATTATTCAGCACAACCCTACACCTCGCGGATTCGAAAATGGCGAAGGTAATGCATACATTAATCCTCTTCGCGATCGTGTCCGTGGTCGTATCTACAGGATTAAATATAAAAATGCAAAACCATACACCCCAATTAAGCTCTCAAAAGACAATCCTGATGGATTACTCTCAGCCTTAGAAAATGATAACCTATTCTGGAGAATGACAGCACAGCGTCTGATAGTTGAGTCTAAAAATCAGTCGGTTATTCCGGGACTTTATAAAATCATTGGAAATCAAAAAGTTGATGAAATAGGATTAGACGGACCTGGAGTAAATGCAATCTGGACCTTACAAGGATTGGGTGCATTAGATGGTTCTAATGCCGAGGCTTTAAAGGTAGTAGAGGGAGCATTAAACCATCCTGCTGCGGGTGTAAGAAAGGCAGCAATTCAGGCGCTTCCAAAAGATAATGCAATGATTGGCTCGATCCAAAAAGCAGGGCTTCTAAAAGATAAGGACCTTCGTGTACGATTAGCAGCGATACTTGCTATAGCAGATATACCTGCATCAGTTCATTTGGGGCACCTTTTGTACGAAGCAGCAACTGATTCGGTAAATGCAAAAGATAAATATATTGCGCAGGCATTATATACTGCTGCATTATTGCATCACGAAGGATTCCTGGCGATGTTTAAAACAGCTTCAAATCCATCTGCATATATTCAAACGATAGTTAAGGATATAGTTCCAAATGTGAAAAATAAAGATGCAGCCGGATCTGAAAAAGAACATCATGCAGCAAATCCTGCCAATGAGGTAATAATCAATATTAAGGTGGTTGAGCATGTAATGAAATTTAATAAAACCTCATTCACTGTAAAAGCAGGTCAAACGGTAATAATTAATCTAGAAAATCCTGATTTTATGCAACATAATATGGTGATAGCTAAACCAGGTACGCTGAAAAAAGTTGGTGCAGCGGCAGATGAAATGGCCAAAGATCCTAATGGTGCAGAGAAGAATTATGTGCCGGCTATTCCTGAAATCTTGTTTGCAACTAAGTTGCTGAATCCTGAGGAAAAAGTTACCTTACAGTTCACTGCGCCTGATAAACCGGGAGATTATCCTTTCCTATGTACCTTCCCGGGGCATTGGAGTATCATGAATGGTATGATGAAAGTAACCAAATAA
- a CDS encoding DUF1801 domain-containing protein, producing MTISKTATNSNKVSAHIKRLEASVGAATQYIRQIILSTDKEIGEQIKWNSPCFYYKGPMKPFDPKEYKRDIVVLNLHKGNILLVFPTGAKVNDTSGLLEGSFPDGRRLVRFKDIDDVKAKQDLLKAVIMEWLKLIETN from the coding sequence ATGACCATATCTAAAACCGCCACAAATTCAAATAAGGTAAGTGCCCACATCAAAAGATTAGAAGCTTCAGTTGGAGCTGCAACTCAATATATCAGACAGATTATTTTAAGCACAGATAAAGAAATAGGGGAACAAATAAAGTGGAACTCACCATGTTTCTATTATAAAGGGCCTATGAAACCCTTCGATCCTAAAGAATATAAAAGAGATATTGTAGTACTGAACCTTCACAAGGGTAATATTTTATTGGTTTTCCCTACAGGTGCAAAAGTTAATGATACCAGCGGATTGCTTGAAGGCAGTTTTCCGGATGGCAGGAGATTGGTTAGATTTAAAGATATAGATGATGTTAAAGCCAAACAGGATTTACTAAAAGCAGTAATTATGGAATGGCTTAAATTGATAGAAACCAATTAG
- a CDS encoding Gfo/Idh/MocA family protein: MSQKKINIAIVGLGFGAEFIPIYQKHPHANMYAICQRNPEKLQEIGDAFGIEKRYVSYEELLKDPDVDAVHINTPIQNHAEQSIAALRAGKHVACTVPMATTVEECRQIVEAVKETGLTYMMMETVIYSREFLFVKELYEKGELGKIQFLRASHQQEMAGWPGYWEGLPPMHYATHCVGPVLALPKAQAAYVSCFGSGKIDDNLIEKYGSPFAIETCHIKYRDSDLSAEVTRSLFNTARQYRESFDVYGSKKSFEWTLIEHEDSVIHTGESPEKVKIPDYAHLLPKEIQHFTTAGVYDSEDNQHLSFIQGSGHGGSHPHLVNEFLNALTQNRAPYPDAQESANITCVGILAHESAMKGGEIIPLPDFTFKS; the protein is encoded by the coding sequence ATGAGTCAGAAAAAAATAAATATTGCTATCGTTGGACTTGGATTTGGGGCAGAGTTCATCCCAATTTATCAAAAGCATCCTCATGCAAACATGTATGCGATATGTCAGCGTAACCCTGAAAAGCTGCAAGAAATAGGAGATGCATTTGGAATTGAGAAAAGATATGTGAGCTACGAAGAATTACTTAAAGATCCGGATGTAGATGCCGTTCATATAAACACACCGATCCAGAATCATGCTGAGCAATCTATCGCCGCTTTAAGAGCTGGAAAGCATGTCGCTTGTACAGTTCCAATGGCTACCACTGTTGAGGAGTGTCGCCAGATTGTAGAGGCTGTAAAAGAAACCGGATTAACCTACATGATGATGGAGACAGTTATTTACAGTCGCGAATTTCTATTTGTAAAGGAACTTTATGAAAAGGGTGAACTAGGCAAAATACAGTTCTTAAGAGCATCCCATCAGCAGGAGATGGCTGGCTGGCCAGGATATTGGGAAGGCTTGCCACCAATGCATTATGCAACTCATTGTGTTGGCCCTGTATTGGCATTGCCAAAAGCACAGGCAGCATATGTTTCCTGTTTTGGTTCAGGAAAAATAGACGACAACCTGATTGAAAAATACGGATCGCCATTTGCCATTGAAACCTGTCATATCAAGTATCGGGATTCAGATCTGTCGGCAGAGGTTACACGATCACTGTTTAATACAGCCAGACAATATCGCGAAAGCTTTGACGTATATGGTTCTAAAAAATCATTTGAATGGACATTGATTGAACATGAGGATAGCGTCATCCATACTGGTGAGTCTCCAGAGAAAGTTAAAATACCAGATTATGCCCATCTTCTTCCTAAAGAAATTCAGCATTTTACAACCGCTGGTGTTTATGATTCTGAGGACAATCAGCACCTTTCATTTATCCAGGGATCTGGACATGGTGGGTCACATCCGCATTTGGTAAATGAGTTCTTAAATGCGCTGACCCAAAATAGGGCTCCTTATCCGGATGCTCAGGAATCTGCCAACATTACTTGTGTAGGTATTTTGGCTCATGAATCGGCAATGAAGGGGGGAGAAATAATTCCTTTGCCAGATTTCACGTTTAAATCATAA
- a CDS encoding sugar phosphate isomerase/epimerase family protein, producing the protein MSLNIKLGVSTWLWTSPFKTDTIELFSKIKRMGYDMVEIPVEDPDLIDTKAIKEALKEFDLLPAVCGAFGTSRDLTHDDVSYHETSFNYIESCLEIAYEIGADFFGGPMYSAVGKARLVTPEQKKIEWDRAVTNLYKVGEMAEERGLQLAIEPLNRFESDLINTAEDVVRLIKDIGHPTAKVSLDGFHMNIEEPDIEKAILLAGKDLLHLQVSENYRGTPGTGQTRWDAYRRGLEAINYQGAVCIESFTPEVKELAGAVCIWRNLASSQDSFAEEGIKFLKNWSK; encoded by the coding sequence ATGAGTTTAAATATTAAGTTAGGTGTTAGCACATGGCTATGGACATCTCCATTCAAAACAGACACTATTGAATTGTTTTCAAAGATAAAGCGTATGGGATATGATATGGTAGAAATACCGGTTGAAGACCCTGATCTGATAGATACAAAAGCTATTAAAGAGGCGCTGAAAGAGTTCGATTTATTGCCTGCAGTTTGCGGAGCTTTTGGGACAAGTAGAGATCTGACACACGATGATGTAAGCTATCATGAAACGAGTTTTAATTATATAGAGTCATGCCTGGAAATAGCCTACGAAATAGGTGCCGATTTTTTTGGCGGGCCAATGTATTCAGCTGTAGGTAAAGCACGGTTGGTAACACCCGAACAGAAGAAAATAGAGTGGGATAGAGCTGTAACTAACCTTTATAAAGTAGGAGAGATGGCAGAAGAAAGAGGCTTGCAGTTAGCTATAGAACCTTTAAATCGTTTTGAATCTGATCTGATCAATACTGCTGAAGATGTTGTCAGGTTGATTAAAGATATAGGTCATCCGACAGCAAAAGTATCGCTCGACGGTTTTCATATGAATATAGAAGAACCTGATATCGAGAAAGCAATATTACTTGCAGGTAAAGATCTTTTACATTTACAGGTTTCCGAGAATTACCGAGGTACACCAGGGACAGGCCAAACCCGTTGGGATGCTTATAGAAGAGGATTGGAAGCTATAAACTATCAGGGAGCTGTTTGCATTGAAAGTTTTACACCTGAGGTGAAAGAACTTGCAGGGGCAGTATGCATATGGCGTAACCTTGCTTCAAGCCAGGATAGCTTTGCAGAAGAGGGGATTAAATTTTTAAAAAACTGGAGTAAATAA
- a CDS encoding peptidase domain-containing ABC transporter yields MSIKVKQHDITDCGAACLASIASHYKLDLPVARIRQLAGTDKKGTNVLGMVEAAEKLGFEAKGVKGPFESLFKIPKPAVAHLIIDNILQHYVVIYKVTNKFIEVMDPIDGQLHRKSHELFKKEWTGALILLLPAEEFQSGNEKTSVQSRFWSLIRPHKSILIQALFGAIVYTILGLSTSVFVQKLVDFVLVDGNRNLLNLMSVGMILILASQLFIGTAKTIFTLKTGQMIDAQLILGYYKHLLKLPQQFFDTMRVGEIISRINDAVKIRAFLNDVSINFLVNIFIVFFSFIMMFTYYWKLALIMLTVIPLYLLIYYITNKLNKKAQRKLMEDSAELESQLVESLNAIGTIKRFGLEGHANEKTETRFIKLLQTGLKSNINAVFSGTSSELVSRLLTIILLWVGAGYVLENKITPGELLSFYTLIGYFTGPVSSLIGMNRTVQDAVIAADRLFEIMDLERENEENQIDLTADKIGDIHFENVSFRYGTRVTVFENLNLIIPKGKFTAIVGESGSGKSTLMSILQNIYPIQKGNVSIGKYDLKYIRNSSLRNVVSVVPQKIDLFAGNVIDNIAVGDYEPDIQRIIDISTQLGIIDFIETLPSGFQTYLGENGTTLSGGQRQRIAIARAIYTNPEILILDEATSSLDSASERYVQKMIDLLKAQNKTVIVIAHRLSTLNNADKIIVLDKGFVVEEGTHNELLFNKNSAYANLWKLQAPQLATLG; encoded by the coding sequence ATGAGCATCAAAGTAAAACAACACGATATAACTGACTGTGGAGCGGCTTGTCTTGCATCAATAGCTTCTCATTATAAACTGGATTTACCTGTTGCACGTATCAGGCAACTTGCAGGTACCGACAAAAAAGGGACTAATGTACTTGGAATGGTAGAAGCCGCAGAGAAGCTCGGCTTTGAAGCCAAAGGTGTTAAAGGTCCCTTTGAAAGCTTGTTTAAAATTCCTAAACCAGCTGTTGCACATCTTATTATAGATAACATTCTGCAGCATTACGTGGTAATCTACAAGGTTACCAATAAGTTTATAGAGGTTATGGATCCTATTGATGGCCAGTTACATCGTAAAAGTCACGAGCTGTTCAAAAAGGAGTGGACCGGAGCTTTAATATTGCTTCTTCCTGCTGAAGAATTCCAGTCGGGAAATGAAAAAACATCCGTACAGAGCCGCTTCTGGAGCCTGATACGACCACATAAAAGTATCCTCATTCAGGCTTTGTTTGGCGCAATTGTATATACCATCCTTGGTTTATCTACTTCTGTATTTGTTCAAAAACTGGTGGATTTTGTACTTGTGGATGGCAATAGAAACCTCCTAAACTTAATGAGTGTTGGGATGATCCTCATTCTGGCATCACAACTCTTTATAGGCACAGCCAAAACTATCTTTACGCTCAAAACCGGCCAAATGATAGATGCCCAGTTGATATTAGGGTACTACAAACATTTGTTAAAGCTTCCGCAGCAATTTTTCGACACCATGCGTGTCGGCGAAATTATTTCCAGAATTAATGATGCAGTAAAAATCAGAGCATTTTTAAATGATGTAAGCATAAACTTCTTAGTAAATATTTTTATTGTATTCTTTTCTTTTATAATGATGTTTACTTATTACTGGAAGCTTGCTTTAATTATGCTCACAGTAATCCCATTGTATCTTCTGATTTATTATATCACCAATAAGCTGAATAAAAAAGCGCAGAGAAAACTAATGGAAGATTCTGCTGAACTGGAATCACAGTTAGTGGAAAGCCTAAATGCAATAGGAACAATAAAGCGCTTCGGATTAGAAGGACATGCAAATGAAAAAACTGAAACACGTTTTATTAAACTTTTGCAAACTGGGCTTAAGTCTAATATTAACGCTGTTTTTTCAGGAACTTCCTCGGAACTTGTTTCCCGTTTATTAACTATCATTTTGTTATGGGTGGGTGCCGGTTATGTATTAGAAAACAAAATTACTCCTGGTGAACTTTTATCATTCTATACACTTATTGGTTATTTTACCGGACCAGTATCTTCTCTAATTGGCATGAACAGAACCGTTCAGGATGCTGTTATTGCAGCAGACAGGCTATTTGAAATAATGGATCTGGAGAGAGAAAATGAAGAGAATCAGATTGATCTTACTGCTGACAAAATAGGCGACATTCATTTTGAAAATGTTTCTTTCCGTTACGGAACAAGGGTTACCGTATTTGAAAACCTTAACCTTATTATACCTAAAGGCAAATTTACTGCAATAGTTGGAGAAAGCGGTTCTGGAAAATCAACACTTATGTCTATACTCCAAAACATATACCCTATACAAAAAGGTAATGTGAGTATTGGCAAGTATGACCTGAAGTATATCCGCAACTCCTCTCTTCGTAACGTTGTTTCTGTTGTACCACAGAAAATTGACCTTTTTGCAGGGAATGTGATCGACAATATCGCTGTTGGTGATTATGAGCCGGATATTCAAAGAATTATTGATATATCCACTCAGCTTGGAATTATTGATTTTATAGAAACCCTGCCGTCAGGATTTCAAACATACCTTGGAGAAAATGGCACTACCCTTTCAGGCGGACAAAGACAACGCATAGCGATAGCCAGGGCCATATATACTAACCCGGAGATTCTGATCCTGGATGAAGCAACTTCTTCATTGGATTCTGCTTCTGAACGATATGTTCAAAAGATGATTGATCTGTTAAAAGCTCAAAATAAAACTGTAATTGTTATTGCCCATCGCTTAAGCACCCTAAACAATGCCGATAAGATCATTGTGTTAGACAAAGGCTTTGTTGTTGAAGAAGGAACACATAATGAGCTGTTATTCAATAAAAATTCTGCTTATGCCAACCTATGGAAATTACAGGCTCCACAATTAGCAACACTTGGGTAA